One segment of Choloepus didactylus isolate mChoDid1 chromosome 15, mChoDid1.pri, whole genome shotgun sequence DNA contains the following:
- the C15H10orf95 gene encoding uncharacterized protein C10orf95 homolog, producing the protein MYSYSCQPPGDGLWPALQPLTYTYLPTPLLLPSIQSHNFCSRPPSLSVGEWAAPREYHLFYGPRTPLAAAPSWWAFPQAYVAALCPPFPAAGYAGPALQLPSATGTAEAESWVPWPEGGSLHAELRWGLLERALGPRLQLPDFVRRELRRAYGTFPHTDVRITYRRGEFLLQVAPRVREPEYRVERRLFRRPASGGGDSGSRNSSPARETAERGLGKRRKGLS; encoded by the coding sequence ATGTACTCATACAGCTGCCAGCCACCCGGGGATGGCCTCTGGCCTGCGCTGCAGCCCCTCACCTACACCTACCTGCCCACCCCTCTGCTGCTACCCTCAATCCAGAGCCACAATTTCTGCAGCCGGCCCCCCAGCCTGAGCGTGGGTGAGTGGGCGGCCCCGCGGGAGTACCACCTTTTCTACGGGCCGCGCACGCCCCTGGCGGCCGCGCCATCCTGGTGGGCCTTCCCCCAGGCCTACGTCGCCGCCCTGTGCCCGCCGTTCCCCGCGGCCGGCTACGCGGGGCCGGCGCTGCAGCTGCCCTCGGCGACGGGGACCGCGGAGGCCGAGAGCTGGGTGCCGTGGCCCGAAGGCGGCAGCCTGCACGCGGAGCTGCGCTGGGGCCTCCTGGAGCGCGCGCTGGGCCCACGCCTGCAGCTGCCCGACTTCGTGCGCCGAGAACTGCGGCGCGCGTACGGCACGTTCCCGCATACTGACGTGCGTATCACCTACCGCCGCGGCGAGTTCCTGCTGCAGGTCGCGCCGCGTGTGCGCGAGCCCGAGTACCGCGTGGAGAGGCGCCTGTTTCGCCGGCCCGCCAGCGGCGGCGGCGACTCCGGCAGCCGGAACAGCAGCCCAGCCCGTGAAACCGCGGAGCGCGGCCttgggaagaggagaaaaggcCTGAGCTGA
- the CUEDC2 gene encoding CUE domain-containing protein 2 produces the protein MDLERIVSAALLAFVQTHLPEADLSGLDEVIFSYVLGVLEDLGPSGPSEENFDMEAFIEMMEAYVPGFAHIPRGTIGDMMQKLSGQLSDARNKENLQPQSSGVHGQMPNSPEPLQQPEKLKEEMRSSPSAAGDTQEKAASAEEELLPGVDVLLEMFPTCSMGQAQWVLAKARGDLEEAVQMLVEGKEEGPQAWDGPNQDLPRCLRGPQKDELKSFILQKYMMVDSADDQKVHRPMAPREAPKKLIRYIDNQVVSTKGERFKDVRNPEAEEMKATYINLKPARKYRFH, from the exons ATGGACCTGGAGAGGATCGTCAGTGCAGCCCTCCTTGCTTTTGTCCAGACTCACCTCCCAGAGGCCGACCTCAG TGGTTTGGACGAGGTCATCTTCTCCTATGTTCTTGGGGTCCTGGAGGACCTGGGCCCCTCAGGCCCCTCAGAGGAGAACTTCGACATGGAGGCCTTCATTGAGATGATGGAGGCCTATGTACCTGGCTTCGCCCACATCCCCAG GGGCACAATAGGGGACATGATGCAGAAGCTCTCAGGTCAGCTGAGTGATGCCAGGAACAAAG AGAACCTGCAACCACAGAGCTCTGGGGTCCACGGTCAGATGCCCAACTCCCCAGAGCCTTTGCAGCAACCTGAAAAGCTCAAAGAAGAGATGAGGTCTTCTCCCTCTGCTGCTGGGGATACCCAAGAAAAG GCAGCCAGTGCTGAGGAGGAGCTGCTGCCAGGGGTAGATGTACTCCTGGAGATGTTCCCCACCTGCTCGATGGGGCAGGCCCAGTGGGTGCTAGCCAAAGCTCGGGGGGACTTGGAAGAAGCTGTGCAGATGCTGGtagaggggaaggaagaggggcCTCAAGCCTGGGATGGCCCCAACCAG GACCTGCCCAGGTGCCTCAGAGGCCCCCAAAAGGATGAGCTGAAGTCCTTCATCCTGCAGAA GTACATGATGGTGGATAGCGCAGATGATCAGAAGGTTCACCGGCCCATGGCTCCCAGAGAG GCCCCCAAGAAACTGATCCGCTACATCGACAACCAGGTTGTGAGCACCAAAGGGGAGCGATTCAAAGATGTGCGGAACCCTGAGGCTGAGGAGATGAAGGCCACATACATCAACCTCAAGCCAGCCAGAAAGTATCGCTTCCACTGA
- the FBXL15 gene encoding F-box/LRR-repeat protein 15, whose protein sequence is MEPSGGEQEPGAVRLLDLPWEDVLLPHVLSRVPLRQLLRLQRVSRAFRALVQLHLAGLRRFDAAQVGSQIPRAALARLLRDAEGLQDLALAPCHEWLSDEDLLPVLARNPQLRSVALAGCGQLSRRALVALAEGCARLQRLSLAHCDWVDGLALRGLADRCPALEELDLTACRQLKDEAIVYLAQRRGAGLRRLSLAVNANVGDAAVQELARNCPQLEHLDLTGCLRVESDGVRTLAEYCPALRSLRVRHCHHVAEPSLSRLRKRGVDIDVEPPLHQALVLLQDMAGFAPFINLQV, encoded by the exons ATGGAGCCGTCCGGAGGGGAGCAAGAGCCGGGAGCCGTCAG GCTCCTGGACCTGCCCTGGGAAGACGTGCTACTCCCACACGTCCTAAGCAGGGTCCCGCTGCGCCAGCTGCTCCGTCTGCAGCGCGTCAGCCGGGCCTTCCGGGCGCTAGTGCAGCTGCACCTGGCGGGGCTGCGCCGCTTCGACGCCGCTCAG GTGGGTTCGCAGATCCCACGGGCAGCATTGGCCCGGCTGCTGCGGGACGCCGAGGGGCTGCAGGACCTAGCTCTGGCGCCGTGTCACGAATGGCTCTCTGATGAGGACCTGTTGCCGGTGCTGGCGCGGAATCCGCAGCTGCGGAGTGTGGCGCTGGCCGGCTGCGGGCAACTGAGCCGCCGCGCGCTGGTGGCGCTGGCTGAGGGCTGCGCCCGCCTGCAGCGTCTGTCCCTCGCGCACTGTGACTGGGTGGACGGGCTGGCGCTGCGCGGCCTTGCCGACCGCTGCCCGGCTCTTGAGGAGCTAGACCTCACCGCCTGCCGCCAGCTCAAGGACGAGGCTATCGTGTACCTGGCACAGAGGCGCGGCGCGGGCCTCCGCAGACTCTCGCTGGCTGTCAACGCCAATGTCGGGGACGCCGCTGTCCAGGAGTTGGCTCGCAACTGCCCGCAACTCGAGCACCTCGACCTCACCGGCTGCCTCCGCGTGGAAAGCGACGGCGTCAG gacgtTGGCCGAGTACTGCCCTGCGCTGCGCTCGCTTCGGGTACGGCACTGCCACCACGTGGCCGAGCCCAGCCTGAGCCGCTTGCGGAAGCGCGGCGTGGATATCGACGTGGAGCCGCCGCTGCACCAGGCCCTGGTGCTGTTGCAGGACATGGCGGGCTTCGCACCCTTTATCAACCTGCAGGTCTGA